The following are from one region of the Brienomyrus brachyistius isolate T26 chromosome 13, BBRACH_0.4, whole genome shotgun sequence genome:
- the LOC125706254 gene encoding COUP transcription factor 2 isoform X5 → MHHAEEESTAYAFAVQRGRMPPTQPHHGQFALTNGDPLHCHSYLSGYISLLLRAEPYPTSRYGSQCMQPNNIMGIENICELAARMLFSAVEWARNIPFFPDLQITDQVALLRLTWSELFVLNAAQCSMPLHVAPLLAAAGLHASPMSADRVVAFMDHIRIFQEQVEKLKALHVDSAEYSCLKAIVLFTSDACGLSDVAHVESLQEKSQCALEEYVRSQYPNQPTRFGKLLLRLPSLRTVSSSVIEQLFFVRLVGKTPIETLIRDMLLSGSSFNWPYMSIQ, encoded by the exons ATGCATCATGCAGAAGAAGAATCGACGGCATATGCTTTTG CAGTGCAAAGGGGACGGATGCCACCCACACAGCCACACCACGGTCAGTTCGCCTTGACAAATGGGGACCCTCTACACTGCCATTCCTACTTATCCGGATATATTTCTCTTCTTCTAAGAGCGGAACCCTACCCAACGTCCCGATATGGCAGCCAATGCATGCAACCCAATAACATTATGGGCATCGAAAACATCTGCGAACTGGCGGCCAGGATGCTTTTCAGTGCCGTGGAGTGGGCCAGGAATATCCCCTTCTTCCCAGACCTCCAGATTACGGACCAGGTGGCTCTCCTGAGGTTGACCTGGAGCGAGTTGTTTGTGCTGAATGCAGCGCAGTGTTCCATGCCGCTCCATGTTGCTCCTCTGCTGGCGGCCGCCGGCCTTCACGCCTCCCCCATGTCTGCAGACAGAGTAGTCGCCTTCATGGACCACATTAGGATCTTCCAGGAACAAGTAGAAAAGCTGAAAGCTTTGCACGTTGACTCTGCTGAATACAGCTGCCTGAAGGCCATAGTGCTTTTCACGTCAG ATGCTTGTGGTCTTTCGGATGTGGCTCATGTGGAAAGTTTACAAGAAAAGTCCCAATGTGCTCTAGAGGAGTATGTTAGGAGTCAGTACCCCAACCAGCCAACGCGATTTGGGAAACTTTTACTTCGCTTACCTTCCCTTCGCACCGTCTCTTCCTCGGTCATAGAGCAGTTGTTTTTCGTCCGTTTGGTAGGTAAAACCCCAATTGAAACCCTCATCAGGGATATGTTGCTTTCAGGAAGCAGTTTTAACTGGCCTTATATGTCAATTCAGTGA
- the LOC125706254 gene encoding COUP transcription factor 2 isoform X1: protein MAMVVWRGSQDDVAETQGTLSSQAPQGGPLSLPSHQPGQLNLAAPQAAPPTPQTPVQGGPPSNTAQSTPTNQTGQSQAPEKQQPQHIECVVCGDKSSGKHYGQFTCEGCKSFFKRSVRRNLTYTCRANRNCPIDQHHRNQCQYCRLKKCLKVGMRREVSLFTAAVQRGRMPPTQPHHGQFALTNGDPLHCHSYLSGYISLLLRAEPYPTSRYGSQCMQPNNIMGIENICELAARMLFSAVEWARNIPFFPDLQITDQVALLRLTWSELFVLNAAQCSMPLHVAPLLAAAGLHASPMSADRVVAFMDHIRIFQEQVEKLKALHVDSAEYSCLKAIVLFTSDACGLSDVAHVESLQEKSQCALEEYVRSQYPNQPTRFGKLLLRLPSLRTVSSSVIEQLFFVRLVGKTPIETLIRDMLLSGSSFNWPYMSIQ, encoded by the exons ATGGCAATGGTAGTGTGGAGAGGCTCCCAGGACGATGTGGCCGAGACCCAGGGCACCCTGTCTTCCCAAGCGCCCCAAGGAGGACCGTTGTCCCTCCCCAGCCACCAGCCAGGCCAACTCAACCTGGCTGCCCCTCAGGCTGCCCCCCCGACCCCGCAGACGCCCGTCCAAGGCGGACCCCCCAGCAATACGGCGCAGTCTACGCCGACCAACCAAACGGGCCAGAGCCAGGCGCCGGAGAAGCAGCAGCCGCAGCACATCGAGTGCGTGGTTTGCGGGGACAAGTCGAGTGGCAAACACTACGGGCAGTTCACATGCGAGGGCTGCAAGAGCTTCTTCAAAAGAAGCGTACGCAGGAACCTCACTTACACATGCCGGGCCAACAGGAACTGTCCCATTGACCAGCACCACCGCAATCAGTGCCAGTACTGCCGCCTCAAAAAATGCCTCAAGGTTGGCATGAGGCGGGAAG TTTCTCTTTTTACTGCAGCAGTGCAAAGGGGACGGATGCCACCCACACAGCCACACCACGGTCAGTTCGCCTTGACAAATGGGGACCCTCTACACTGCCATTCCTACTTATCCGGATATATTTCTCTTCTTCTAAGAGCGGAACCCTACCCAACGTCCCGATATGGCAGCCAATGCATGCAACCCAATAACATTATGGGCATCGAAAACATCTGCGAACTGGCGGCCAGGATGCTTTTCAGTGCCGTGGAGTGGGCCAGGAATATCCCCTTCTTCCCAGACCTCCAGATTACGGACCAGGTGGCTCTCCTGAGGTTGACCTGGAGCGAGTTGTTTGTGCTGAATGCAGCGCAGTGTTCCATGCCGCTCCATGTTGCTCCTCTGCTGGCGGCCGCCGGCCTTCACGCCTCCCCCATGTCTGCAGACAGAGTAGTCGCCTTCATGGACCACATTAGGATCTTCCAGGAACAAGTAGAAAAGCTGAAAGCTTTGCACGTTGACTCTGCTGAATACAGCTGCCTGAAGGCCATAGTGCTTTTCACGTCAG ATGCTTGTGGTCTTTCGGATGTGGCTCATGTGGAAAGTTTACAAGAAAAGTCCCAATGTGCTCTAGAGGAGTATGTTAGGAGTCAGTACCCCAACCAGCCAACGCGATTTGGGAAACTTTTACTTCGCTTACCTTCCCTTCGCACCGTCTCTTCCTCGGTCATAGAGCAGTTGTTTTTCGTCCGTTTGGTAGGTAAAACCCCAATTGAAACCCTCATCAGGGATATGTTGCTTTCAGGAAGCAGTTTTAACTGGCCTTATATGTCAATTCAGTGA
- the LOC125706254 gene encoding COUP transcription factor 2 isoform X2, whose amino-acid sequence MAMVVWRGSQDDVAETQGTLSSQAPQGGPLSLPSHQPGQLNLAAPQAAPPTPQTPVQGGPPSNTAQSTPTNQTGQSQAPEKQQPQHIECVVCGDKSSGKHYGQFTCEGCKSFFKRSVRRNLTYTCRANRNCPIDQHHRNQCQYCRLKKCLKVGMRREAVQRGRMPPTQPHHGQFALTNGDPLHCHSYLSGYISLLLRAEPYPTSRYGSQCMQPNNIMGIENICELAARMLFSAVEWARNIPFFPDLQITDQVALLRLTWSELFVLNAAQCSMPLHVAPLLAAAGLHASPMSADRVVAFMDHIRIFQEQVEKLKALHVDSAEYSCLKAIVLFTSDACGLSDVAHVESLQEKSQCALEEYVRSQYPNQPTRFGKLLLRLPSLRTVSSSVIEQLFFVRLVGKTPIETLIRDMLLSGSSFNWPYMSIQ is encoded by the exons ATGGCAATGGTAGTGTGGAGAGGCTCCCAGGACGATGTGGCCGAGACCCAGGGCACCCTGTCTTCCCAAGCGCCCCAAGGAGGACCGTTGTCCCTCCCCAGCCACCAGCCAGGCCAACTCAACCTGGCTGCCCCTCAGGCTGCCCCCCCGACCCCGCAGACGCCCGTCCAAGGCGGACCCCCCAGCAATACGGCGCAGTCTACGCCGACCAACCAAACGGGCCAGAGCCAGGCGCCGGAGAAGCAGCAGCCGCAGCACATCGAGTGCGTGGTTTGCGGGGACAAGTCGAGTGGCAAACACTACGGGCAGTTCACATGCGAGGGCTGCAAGAGCTTCTTCAAAAGAAGCGTACGCAGGAACCTCACTTACACATGCCGGGCCAACAGGAACTGTCCCATTGACCAGCACCACCGCAATCAGTGCCAGTACTGCCGCCTCAAAAAATGCCTCAAGGTTGGCATGAGGCGGGAAG CAGTGCAAAGGGGACGGATGCCACCCACACAGCCACACCACGGTCAGTTCGCCTTGACAAATGGGGACCCTCTACACTGCCATTCCTACTTATCCGGATATATTTCTCTTCTTCTAAGAGCGGAACCCTACCCAACGTCCCGATATGGCAGCCAATGCATGCAACCCAATAACATTATGGGCATCGAAAACATCTGCGAACTGGCGGCCAGGATGCTTTTCAGTGCCGTGGAGTGGGCCAGGAATATCCCCTTCTTCCCAGACCTCCAGATTACGGACCAGGTGGCTCTCCTGAGGTTGACCTGGAGCGAGTTGTTTGTGCTGAATGCAGCGCAGTGTTCCATGCCGCTCCATGTTGCTCCTCTGCTGGCGGCCGCCGGCCTTCACGCCTCCCCCATGTCTGCAGACAGAGTAGTCGCCTTCATGGACCACATTAGGATCTTCCAGGAACAAGTAGAAAAGCTGAAAGCTTTGCACGTTGACTCTGCTGAATACAGCTGCCTGAAGGCCATAGTGCTTTTCACGTCAG ATGCTTGTGGTCTTTCGGATGTGGCTCATGTGGAAAGTTTACAAGAAAAGTCCCAATGTGCTCTAGAGGAGTATGTTAGGAGTCAGTACCCCAACCAGCCAACGCGATTTGGGAAACTTTTACTTCGCTTACCTTCCCTTCGCACCGTCTCTTCCTCGGTCATAGAGCAGTTGTTTTTCGTCCGTTTGGTAGGTAAAACCCCAATTGAAACCCTCATCAGGGATATGTTGCTTTCAGGAAGCAGTTTTAACTGGCCTTATATGTCAATTCAGTGA
- the LOC125706254 gene encoding COUP transcription factor 2 isoform X4: MAMVVWRGSQDDVAETQGTLSSQAPQGGPLSLPSHQPGQLNLAAPQAAPPTPQTPVQGGPPSNTAQSTPTNQTGQSQAPEKQQPQHIDSAKGTDATHTATPRAEPYPTSRYGSQCMQPNNIMGIENICELAARMLFSAVEWARNIPFFPDLQITDQVALLRLTWSELFVLNAAQCSMPLHVAPLLAAAGLHASPMSADRVVAFMDHIRIFQEQVEKLKALHVDSAEYSCLKAIVLFTSDACGLSDVAHVESLQEKSQCALEEYVRSQYPNQPTRFGKLLLRLPSLRTVSSSVIEQLFFVRLVGKTPIETLIRDMLLSGSSFNWPYMSIQ; encoded by the exons ATGGCAATGGTAGTGTGGAGAGGCTCCCAGGACGATGTGGCCGAGACCCAGGGCACCCTGTCTTCCCAAGCGCCCCAAGGAGGACCGTTGTCCCTCCCCAGCCACCAGCCAGGCCAACTCAACCTGGCTGCCCCTCAGGCTGCCCCCCCGACCCCGCAGACGCCCGTCCAAGGCGGACCCCCCAGCAATACGGCGCAGTCTACGCCGACCAACCAAACGGGCCAGAGCCAGGCGCCGGAGAAGCAGCAGCCGCAGCACATCGA CAGTGCAAAGGGGACGGATGCCACCCACACAGCCACACCACG AGCGGAACCCTACCCAACGTCCCGATATGGCAGCCAATGCATGCAACCCAATAACATTATGGGCATCGAAAACATCTGCGAACTGGCGGCCAGGATGCTTTTCAGTGCCGTGGAGTGGGCCAGGAATATCCCCTTCTTCCCAGACCTCCAGATTACGGACCAGGTGGCTCTCCTGAGGTTGACCTGGAGCGAGTTGTTTGTGCTGAATGCAGCGCAGTGTTCCATGCCGCTCCATGTTGCTCCTCTGCTGGCGGCCGCCGGCCTTCACGCCTCCCCCATGTCTGCAGACAGAGTAGTCGCCTTCATGGACCACATTAGGATCTTCCAGGAACAAGTAGAAAAGCTGAAAGCTTTGCACGTTGACTCTGCTGAATACAGCTGCCTGAAGGCCATAGTGCTTTTCACGTCAG ATGCTTGTGGTCTTTCGGATGTGGCTCATGTGGAAAGTTTACAAGAAAAGTCCCAATGTGCTCTAGAGGAGTATGTTAGGAGTCAGTACCCCAACCAGCCAACGCGATTTGGGAAACTTTTACTTCGCTTACCTTCCCTTCGCACCGTCTCTTCCTCGGTCATAGAGCAGTTGTTTTTCGTCCGTTTGGTAGGTAAAACCCCAATTGAAACCCTCATCAGGGATATGTTGCTTTCAGGAAGCAGTTTTAACTGGCCTTATATGTCAATTCAGTGA
- the LOC125706254 gene encoding COUP transcription factor 2 isoform X3, with the protein MWPRPRAPCLPKRPKEDRCPSPATSQANSTWLPLRLPPRPRRRPSKADPPAIRRSLRRPTKRARARRRRSSSRSTSTVQRGRMPPTQPHHGQFALTNGDPLHCHSYLSGYISLLLRAEPYPTSRYGSQCMQPNNIMGIENICELAARMLFSAVEWARNIPFFPDLQITDQVALLRLTWSELFVLNAAQCSMPLHVAPLLAAAGLHASPMSADRVVAFMDHIRIFQEQVEKLKALHVDSAEYSCLKAIVLFTSDACGLSDVAHVESLQEKSQCALEEYVRSQYPNQPTRFGKLLLRLPSLRTVSSSVIEQLFFVRLVGKTPIETLIRDMLLSGSSFNWPYMSIQ; encoded by the exons ATGTGGCCGAGACCCAGGGCACCCTGTCTTCCCAAGCGCCCCAAGGAGGACCGTTGTCCCTCCCCAGCCACCAGCCAGGCCAACTCAACCTGGCTGCCCCTCAGGCTGCCCCCCCGACCCCGCAGACGCCCGTCCAAGGCGGACCCCCCAGCAATACGGCGCAGTCTACGCCGACCAACCAAACGGGCCAGAGCCAGGCGCCGGAGAAGCAGCAGCCGCAGCACATCGA CAGTGCAAAGGGGACGGATGCCACCCACACAGCCACACCACGGTCAGTTCGCCTTGACAAATGGGGACCCTCTACACTGCCATTCCTACTTATCCGGATATATTTCTCTTCTTCTAAGAGCGGAACCCTACCCAACGTCCCGATATGGCAGCCAATGCATGCAACCCAATAACATTATGGGCATCGAAAACATCTGCGAACTGGCGGCCAGGATGCTTTTCAGTGCCGTGGAGTGGGCCAGGAATATCCCCTTCTTCCCAGACCTCCAGATTACGGACCAGGTGGCTCTCCTGAGGTTGACCTGGAGCGAGTTGTTTGTGCTGAATGCAGCGCAGTGTTCCATGCCGCTCCATGTTGCTCCTCTGCTGGCGGCCGCCGGCCTTCACGCCTCCCCCATGTCTGCAGACAGAGTAGTCGCCTTCATGGACCACATTAGGATCTTCCAGGAACAAGTAGAAAAGCTGAAAGCTTTGCACGTTGACTCTGCTGAATACAGCTGCCTGAAGGCCATAGTGCTTTTCACGTCAG ATGCTTGTGGTCTTTCGGATGTGGCTCATGTGGAAAGTTTACAAGAAAAGTCCCAATGTGCTCTAGAGGAGTATGTTAGGAGTCAGTACCCCAACCAGCCAACGCGATTTGGGAAACTTTTACTTCGCTTACCTTCCCTTCGCACCGTCTCTTCCTCGGTCATAGAGCAGTTGTTTTTCGTCCGTTTGGTAGGTAAAACCCCAATTGAAACCCTCATCAGGGATATGTTGCTTTCAGGAAGCAGTTTTAACTGGCCTTATATGTCAATTCAGTGA